Proteins found in one Methylophilaceae bacterium genomic segment:
- the argB gene encoding acetylglutamate kinase, with product MISESAAAKKAKTLSEALPYIKRFFDRTIVIKYGGNAMTDEKLKASFASDVVLLKLVGMNPVIVHGGGPQINQMLDRVGKKGEFIQGMRVTDEETMDIVEMVLGHVNKEIVHLINRHGGKAVGLTGQDGNFIRADKLMMEDINDKLKMIDVGQVGKISAIDPSIITFLDSGDFIPVVAPIGVGEDGNTFNINADVVAGKLAEILKAEKLVLLTNTPGVLDKDGTLLTGLTPKQIDAMVADGTLSGGMLPKIGSALDAARSGVKAVHIIDGRVEHALLLEVLTDEGVGTLIKAN from the coding sequence ATGATTAGCGAATCTGCCGCCGCCAAAAAAGCCAAAACACTTTCCGAAGCGCTGCCTTATATTAAACGCTTTTTTGACAGAACCATCGTCATTAAATATGGTGGTAACGCGATGACAGATGAAAAGCTAAAAGCATCGTTTGCCAGCGATGTGGTGTTGCTTAAATTAGTTGGTATGAACCCAGTGATTGTGCATGGCGGCGGCCCGCAAATTAATCAAATGCTCGACAGAGTTGGTAAAAAAGGTGAGTTTATCCAAGGCATGCGGGTGACCGACGAAGAAACCATGGATATTGTTGAAATGGTGCTTGGTCATGTTAATAAAGAGATTGTGCATTTAATTAATCGGCATGGCGGAAAAGCGGTTGGCTTAACAGGACAAGATGGCAACTTTATCCGTGCAGACAAACTCATGATGGAAGATATTAACGACAAGTTAAAAATGATTGACGTTGGTCAGGTGGGTAAAATCAGCGCCATCGACCCTAGCATCATCACCTTCTTAGACAGTGGTGACTTTATCCCTGTGGTTGCGCCAATTGGCGTTGGCGAAGACGGTAATACCTTTAATATCAATGCCGATGTGGTAGCAGGTAAATTAGCTGAAATTTTAAAAGCAGAAAAACTCGTGCTATTAACCAATACGCCCGGCGTATTAGATAAAGATGGCACTTTATTGACCGGCTTAACACCAAAGCAGATTGATGCAATGGTTGCAGATGGCACCTTATCCGGTGGCATGCTCCCCAAAATAGGTTCCGCTTTAGATGCGGCCAGAAGTGGCGTCAAGGCAGTACATATTATCGATGGCCGTGTAGAGCATGCTTTATTACTCGAAGTCTTAACTGATGAGGGTGTTGGTACATTGATTAAAGCCAATTAA
- a CDS encoding pyrimidine 5'-nucleotidase, whose protein sequence is MSTVWVFDLDDTLHDASAHIFPVMNGAMTQYIQHALEMDEVTADQLRHHYWKAYGATLKGLMRHHSTNPHHFLNETHLFPDLAERVIQTKRLRHLLLNLKGRKVIFTNAPRNYAMRVLALLKIDDIFELVFSVESTRFHAKPSIRGFKTLLKTINAKSSNCIMVEDNLAALMTAKRLGMKTIWINQRLHKPNFVDFRLSKVSALAHLTL, encoded by the coding sequence ATGTCAACCGTTTGGGTGTTTGATTTAGATGATACGTTGCATGATGCTTCAGCCCATATTTTTCCAGTTATGAATGGCGCCATGACGCAGTACATTCAGCATGCACTAGAGATGGATGAAGTAACTGCGGATCAATTGCGTCATCATTACTGGAAAGCATATGGCGCAACGCTCAAAGGATTAATGCGACATCACAGCACCAACCCGCATCATTTTTTAAATGAAACGCATCTGTTTCCCGATTTAGCTGAGCGCGTCATTCAAACAAAGCGTTTACGTCACCTGCTGCTCAACTTAAAAGGTCGTAAAGTGATCTTTACCAACGCACCGCGCAACTACGCGATGCGTGTACTCGCACTGCTTAAAATTGACGATATTTTTGAATTAGTCTTTAGTGTAGAGTCCACAAGATTCCACGCAAAACCGTCAATACGCGGATTTAAAACGTTATTAAAAACCATCAATGCAAAATCAAGCAATTGCATTATGGTAGAAGATAATCTGGCTGCGTTAATGACCGCCAAACGCTTAGGCATGAAAACAATCTGGATTAATCAGCGATTGCATAAACCAAACTTTGTGGATTTTCGATTAAGTAAGGTGTCAGCTCTGGCTCACCTTACGCTATAA
- the slmA gene encoding nucleoid occlusion factor SlmA — protein MAGERKQQILETLAKMLENPKREKITTAALAAKLGVSEAALYRHFATKAQMFESLIEFIETSIFGVINKITTEEQEGSKQILLIVSMLLRFAEKNPGMTRVLIGDALVNENERLQDRINQLHDRIEVSLKQCLKIAVATSGKKILPESQANLVMCFVIGRWHQFVKSGFKRKPLEYVQHHLGSII, from the coding sequence ATGGCAGGTGAACGTAAACAACAAATCTTAGAAACGCTAGCAAAAATGCTAGAAAACCCTAAACGCGAAAAAATAACAACGGCTGCACTGGCTGCAAAATTAGGCGTATCTGAGGCCGCACTTTATCGTCATTTTGCGACGAAAGCACAAATGTTTGAAAGCTTAATTGAATTTATTGAAACCAGTATTTTTGGTGTGATTAATAAAATCACAACAGAAGAACAAGAAGGCAGTAAACAAATTTTATTGATTGTGAGTATGTTACTTCGTTTTGCTGAAAAGAATCCAGGCATGACCCGAGTGCTCATCGGCGATGCTCTCGTCAATGAAAACGAACGTTTACAAGATCGCATTAACCAACTGCACGACCGTATTGAAGTCTCTCTTAAACAGTGTTTAAAGATAGCAGTCGCAACGTCTGGCAAAAAGATACTGCCGGAAAGTCAAGCCAATTTAGTGATGTGTTTTGTGATTGGTCGCTGGCATCAGTTTGTAAAAAGCGGCTTTAAACGCAAGCCGTTAGAATACGTACAGCATCATCTCGGTAGCATCATCTAA
- a CDS encoding DUF3683 domain-containing protein: MNAPISPKLLKATSDSPARLREIPYNYTSFSDREIVIRFLGEEMWETLQMLRAERKTGRSARMLFEVLGDLWVVSRNPYLQDDLLDNPKRRAALIEALNHRVAEIDARRSGNPQVEKLVVAAKTAINKFADDFRQTHDLRKKALSKYSKYTRKDNVQFDGLARVSHVTDATDWRVEYPFVVLNPDTEAEIAHLIRISIELGLTVIPRGGGTGYTGGAIPLTPLSAVINTEKLDQHTGVQMRTLPGVSQQVPTIECGAGVVTRRAMEAASEAGLEFACDPTSADACCIGGNVAVNAGGKKAVLWGTALDNLASWRMVTPDATWMEVERLDHNLGKIHDIAMARFKISRYDIDRKHLIAEPEIIEIPGPSFRKVSLGKDVTDKFLSGLPGVQKEGCDGLITSATFILHRMPKYVRTIALEFFGQVSKAVPAIVEIKDFLDATAKQNPAVLLAGLEHLDERYIKAVGYATKAARQQRPKMVLLADIASDNENAVGEVASAVVRICNARDGEGFIAVSAEARKKFWLDRSRTAAIAKHTNAFKINEDVVIPLPQLGEYSDGIERINIELSIKNKLKLIDALEQFLESDLPLQADEDGNTDPEGVKSKQVLALQLVRDMRMQWRLILNALDEPLTVLGRIGEQFGHYETVFEAVQSYDLRVSWKRELKQPLGDIFAGREYQKIIDGLDAIHKKILKSRVFIALHMHAGDGNVHTNIPVNSDDYDMMQEVHGAVVRVMALARKLNGVISGEHGIGITKMEFLDQATIDTFTQYKNKVDPNGHFNKGKLLHGSGLENAYTPSFGLLEQESIIMEQSAMGEIADDISDCLRCGKCKPVCSTHVPRANLLYSPRNKILCTSLLIEAFLYEEQTRRGISLRHFDEFNDVADHCTVCHRCEKPCPVNIDFGDVSIKMRNLLREQGKKKFNPGTAAGMLFLNAKDPATIKFIRATMIGMGYKAINFANRLAKRFGLLKYKKAPPSTVGKADIKAQVIHFINRPMPKKMQSKTSRAMLGVEDDTMIPVIRDPAKVTEESDAVFYFPGCGSERLFSNVGLATQAMLYEVGAITVLPPGYLCCGYPQTASGNHDKGQEITAENRVLFHRVANTLNYLDIKTVIVSCGTCMDQLQKYEFEKIFPGCRLLDIHEYLMEKDQKLSNITGTRYMYHDPCHSPMKTYKPLEVTNQLMGQEVELNDRCCGESGTFAAARPDIATQVKFRKQEELEKGMQKMGLTVGKPEQAVKILTSCPSCLQGLSRYGDDTGIEADYIVVEMAKHILGEDWMQNYIEKANNGGIEKVLL; encoded by the coding sequence ATGAACGCACCTATATCTCCTAAATTACTTAAGGCGACTTCTGATTCTCCAGCGCGCCTGCGCGAAATTCCTTATAACTACACCTCTTTTTCCGACCGTGAAATTGTTATTCGGTTCTTGGGTGAAGAAATGTGGGAAACCTTACAGATGCTTCGTGCTGAACGCAAGACAGGCAGAAGCGCCCGTATGCTGTTTGAAGTTCTTGGTGATTTGTGGGTGGTTAGTCGCAATCCTTATCTGCAGGATGATTTGTTAGATAATCCTAAGCGGCGTGCGGCATTAATTGAGGCGCTTAATCATCGCGTTGCTGAGATTGATGCTCGACGAAGTGGAAATCCACAAGTAGAGAAACTCGTGGTTGCTGCCAAGACGGCGATTAATAAATTTGCCGATGATTTTCGTCAAACGCACGATTTACGCAAAAAAGCGCTTAGTAAATACAGTAAATATACCCGTAAAGATAACGTTCAATTTGACGGATTGGCGCGCGTTTCACATGTGACGGATGCAACAGACTGGCGTGTTGAGTATCCCTTTGTTGTGCTAAATCCTGATACAGAAGCTGAAATTGCCCATCTCATTAGAATTAGTATTGAGCTTGGTTTGACAGTGATTCCACGCGGAGGTGGAACGGGCTATACGGGTGGCGCTATACCATTAACGCCGCTTTCAGCCGTCATCAATACCGAAAAATTAGATCAACATACGGGCGTGCAAATGCGCACGTTGCCAGGTGTTTCTCAACAAGTGCCAACAATTGAATGTGGTGCAGGCGTGGTAACGCGCCGTGCGATGGAAGCTGCGTCAGAGGCCGGTTTAGAGTTTGCTTGCGATCCTACATCTGCAGATGCCTGCTGTATTGGCGGTAACGTGGCAGTGAATGCGGGTGGTAAAAAAGCAGTGCTTTGGGGAACGGCGCTTGATAATTTGGCCTCATGGAGAATGGTAACGCCAGATGCAACATGGATGGAGGTTGAGCGTTTAGACCATAATCTAGGCAAAATTCATGATATTGCGATGGCGCGCTTTAAAATTAGCCGTTACGACATTGATAGAAAACACCTGATTGCCGAGCCTGAAATTATTGAAATTCCAGGTCCCAGTTTCCGTAAAGTGAGTTTGGGCAAAGATGTTACTGATAAATTTTTATCGGGCTTGCCTGGCGTACAAAAAGAAGGCTGCGATGGCTTAATTACATCGGCAACTTTTATTTTGCATCGCATGCCTAAGTATGTGCGAACGATTGCGCTCGAATTCTTTGGCCAAGTATCAAAAGCAGTGCCAGCGATTGTAGAGATTAAAGATTTTTTAGATGCAACGGCAAAACAAAATCCTGCTGTTTTATTGGCTGGGCTTGAGCATTTAGATGAGCGCTATATAAAAGCAGTTGGTTACGCCACGAAAGCTGCACGTCAGCAACGACCTAAAATGGTGTTGCTTGCCGATATTGCTTCTGATAATGAAAATGCGGTTGGTGAAGTTGCTTCTGCCGTTGTGCGCATTTGTAATGCGCGTGATGGTGAAGGCTTTATTGCAGTTTCAGCTGAGGCGCGTAAAAAGTTTTGGTTAGACCGTTCTCGCACCGCAGCAATTGCCAAGCATACCAATGCCTTTAAAATTAATGAGGATGTGGTGATTCCACTGCCGCAATTAGGCGAGTACTCAGATGGTATTGAACGTATTAATATTGAGCTTTCTATTAAAAATAAACTTAAGTTAATTGATGCGTTAGAACAGTTTCTTGAAAGCGATTTACCACTGCAGGCCGATGAAGATGGTAATACTGATCCAGAGGGTGTGAAATCTAAGCAAGTATTAGCCCTGCAGTTAGTGCGCGATATGCGCATGCAATGGCGCCTAATTCTCAATGCATTGGATGAGCCTTTAACTGTTTTAGGTAGGATAGGCGAACAATTTGGCCACTATGAAACCGTGTTTGAAGCGGTGCAATCCTATGATTTACGGGTTTCTTGGAAACGTGAGTTAAAACAGCCTTTGGGTGATATTTTTGCTGGCCGTGAATATCAGAAAATCATTGATGGCTTAGATGCTATCCATAAAAAAATATTAAAAAGCCGTGTATTTATCGCCTTACACATGCACGCGGGCGATGGTAATGTGCATACCAATATTCCAGTGAATTCTGATGATTACGACATGATGCAAGAAGTGCATGGCGCAGTTGTGCGCGTCATGGCATTGGCGCGAAAACTCAATGGTGTTATTTCAGGTGAGCACGGTATTGGTATCACTAAAATGGAATTTTTAGATCAAGCAACCATTGATACTTTTACGCAATATAAGAATAAGGTAGACCCTAATGGGCACTTTAATAAAGGCAAGTTGCTGCATGGTTCAGGCTTAGAAAACGCCTACACACCTAGCTTTGGTTTGTTAGAGCAAGAGTCGATTATTATGGAGCAATCTGCCATGGGCGAGATTGCCGATGATATTTCTGATTGCTTACGCTGTGGAAAATGTAAGCCAGTTTGCTCAACGCATGTGCCACGTGCTAATTTACTTTATTCACCAAGGAACAAGATTTTATGCACATCGTTACTCATCGAGGCGTTCTTGTACGAAGAGCAAACACGGCGAGGCATTTCACTCAGACATTTTGATGAGTTTAATGATGTGGCCGATCACTGTACGGTTTGTCATCGCTGCGAGAAGCCGTGCCCTGTCAACATTGATTTTGGTGATGTTTCAATCAAAATGCGTAATTTGTTACGTGAGCAAGGCAAAAAGAAATTTAATCCTGGTACTGCTGCTGGGATGTTGTTCTTGAACGCAAAAGATCCAGCAACGATTAAATTCATTCGTGCAACGATGATTGGCATGGGCTACAAGGCGATTAATTTTGCTAATCGTTTAGCGAAACGCTTTGGCTTATTAAAATATAAAAAAGCACCGCCTTCTACTGTAGGTAAAGCAGATATTAAAGCGCAAGTGATTCACTTTATTAATCGGCCTATGCCAAAAAAAATGCAGTCAAAAACATCACGTGCGATGCTTGGCGTTGAAGATGATACGATGATTCCAGTGATTCGTGATCCAGCGAAAGTGACAGAGGAATCTGATGCGGTATTTTACTTCCCAGGTTGCGGCTCTGAGCGTTTGTTCTCTAATGTAGGGCTGGCTACGCAGGCGATGTTATACGAGGTTGGGGCGATTACGGTATTACCACCAGGATACTTATGTTGTGGTTACCCGCAAACGGCAAGCGGTAATCATGATAAAGGGCAAGAAATAACAGCAGAAAACCGAGTCTTATTCCATCGTGTTGCTAACACATTGAATTATTTGGATATTAAAACGGTGATTGTGTCTTGTGGTACTTGTATGGATCAATTGCAAAAGTATGAATTTGAGAAAATCTTCCCGGGTTGTCGCCTGTTGGATATTCACGAATATTTGATGGAAAAGGATCAAAAGCTATCTAATATTACGGGTACACGTTACATGTATCACGATCCATGTCATAGCCCAATGAAAACGTATAAGCCACTTGAAGTGACGAATCAATTAATGGGGCAAGAGGTAGAGCTTAATGACCGTTGTTGCGGTGAGAGCGGTACTTTTGCAGCAGCGCGACCAGATATCGCGACACAAGTGAAATTTCGTAAGCAAGAAGAGTTAGAAAAAGGGATGCAAAAGATGGGCTTAACAGTTGGTAAGCCTGAACAAGCGGTGAAAATATTGACCAGTTGTCCAAGTTGCTTGCAGGGATTGTCTCGTTATGGCGATGATACGGGAATCGAAGCGGATTATATTGTGGTTGAAATGGCTAAGCATATACTGGGTGAAGATTGGATGCAAAATTACATAGAGAAAGCCAATAACGGCGGTATCGAAAAAGTCCTCCTCTAA
- a CDS encoding TlpA family protein disulfide reductase, whose product MMSYKRKITAALTLLILIAWSGYTLLQKSEIDDIVFVSIKGEAISMASLRGKVVLVNFWATDCKSCVTEMPDLIQTYHQYQPKGLEIIAVAMPYDPPAQVVNFASQKALPFPVIHDSYAEITRTFGGVKLTPTAYIYNKEGKRIQHAVGAFNFNKLHALLDKELN is encoded by the coding sequence ATGATGTCTTACAAGAGAAAAATAACAGCTGCTTTAACGCTATTAATATTAATTGCATGGTCCGGCTACACCCTATTACAGAAATCCGAAATAGATGATATTGTGTTTGTATCAATTAAAGGTGAAGCAATCAGCATGGCTTCACTGCGAGGTAAAGTAGTATTAGTTAACTTTTGGGCAACCGACTGCAAAAGCTGTGTAACTGAAATGCCAGACTTAATTCAAACTTATCATCAATACCAACCTAAAGGACTAGAGATCATTGCAGTTGCTATGCCATATGATCCACCCGCGCAAGTGGTTAACTTTGCTTCACAAAAAGCACTTCCTTTTCCTGTGATCCATGATAGTTATGCTGAAATAACGCGAACATTTGGCGGCGTCAAACTTACACCAACGGCTTATATTTACAATAAAGAGGGGAAGCGTATTCAACATGCGGTTGGCGCTTTTAATTTTAACAAACTACACGCTCTATTAGATAAGGAACTCAACTAA
- a CDS encoding CopD family protein, with product MLWVKAFHIIFVTSWFAGLFYLPRIFVNHAMETNPAAIERLAMMEHKLYRFMLPLALLALGFGFWLWVGYGIGGKWMHPKLTLVVGLIAYHAYCGKIIRDFKAGLNKRSHLWFRWFNELPVLALTLIVILVVVKPF from the coding sequence ATGTTATGGGTTAAAGCTTTTCATATTATTTTTGTCACCAGCTGGTTTGCTGGTTTATTTTACCTACCACGCATCTTTGTCAACCATGCAATGGAAACCAATCCAGCAGCCATTGAACGACTGGCAATGATGGAGCACAAATTATATCGCTTCATGTTACCTTTAGCGTTGTTGGCTTTGGGATTTGGTTTCTGGTTATGGGTAGGCTATGGCATTGGTGGCAAATGGATGCACCCTAAACTGACACTGGTCGTCGGCTTAATTGCCTACCATGCTTATTGCGGAAAAATCATACGTGATTTTAAAGCTGGGTTAAACAAACGTAGCCACCTTTGGTTTCGTTGGTTCAATGAATTACCCGTATTGGCATTAACACTGATAGTGATATTGGTAGTAGTCAAACCATTCTAA
- a CDS encoding TetR/AcrR family transcriptional regulator, whose translation MCSLRDKILNTATDLFQTRGINSTGVDTIVAVAGTTKMTLYKYFHTKEGLILEVLNKSQQDFQSWLDNKLNSSSKAPADKIKQLFDFIEEWITSPSFLGMGFIKASAEFPNEENPIHQLSSKQSREFRQYISKLASEAQIKDANGLALQLSLLFEGAVQAEQMKRGSGAIKYAKKAAKLLIDGAINESH comes from the coding sequence ATGTGCAGCCTAAGAGATAAAATACTGAATACTGCGACTGATTTATTTCAGACGCGAGGTATTAACTCGACTGGCGTCGATACAATTGTTGCGGTTGCTGGCACTACAAAAATGACACTTTATAAGTATTTTCATACGAAAGAAGGTCTTATTTTAGAGGTGCTTAATAAAAGTCAACAGGATTTCCAAAGCTGGCTTGATAACAAGCTGAACAGCAGTAGCAAAGCACCTGCCGATAAAATAAAACAATTATTTGATTTCATTGAAGAGTGGATTACTTCGCCGAGTTTTCTAGGCATGGGTTTTATTAAAGCATCTGCCGAGTTCCCAAATGAAGAGAATCCAATTCATCAACTTTCATCCAAACAGTCACGTGAGTTTAGGCAATATATCAGCAAGCTCGCTAGCGAAGCGCAGATTAAAGACGCAAATGGCTTGGCGTTACAGCTGTCGCTCTTGTTTGAAGGTGCGGTGCAAGCTGAGCAGATGAAACGTGGATCAGGCGCTATCAAATATGCCAAAAAAGCAGCTAAATTGTTGATTGACGGCGCGATTAATGAATCACATTAA
- a CDS encoding carbohydrate kinase family protein, translating to MHTLICGSLAFDTIMVFQDQFKNHILPDQIHKLSVAFFVPEMRKEFGGTAGNIAYNLQLLEGEPLIMATVGEDFANYQQWMDENQLSNQHIKIMPNSFTAQAFITTDLDDNQITAFHPGAMVASHQNSVKDAKDVTLAIIAPDGRDGMFQHAQECFDAHIPFMFDPGQGLPMFNGEELMHFINMATYLAVNDYEAQVLQEKTGLSLNEIAEKVEALIVTLGAQGSHIYADGQRYEIPSVKAKAVVDPTGCGDAYRAGLLYGIARKWDWLACGRLAATMGAIKIASRGGQNHKPTREEIENIYSQALIKEVASQV from the coding sequence ATGCATACACTCATCTGCGGCTCTCTCGCTTTTGACACCATTATGGTGTTCCAAGATCAATTTAAAAACCATATCCTACCTGACCAAATACATAAATTAAGTGTTGCTTTTTTTGTGCCAGAAATGCGCAAAGAGTTTGGTGGTACGGCTGGTAATATTGCTTACAACTTACAATTGCTTGAAGGTGAGCCATTAATAATGGCAACTGTTGGTGAAGACTTTGCTAATTATCAACAGTGGATGGATGAGAATCAACTGTCTAACCAACACATTAAAATCATGCCAAATAGTTTTACTGCGCAAGCTTTTATCACGACCGATTTAGATGACAATCAAATTACTGCATTTCATCCCGGCGCAATGGTAGCGTCTCATCAAAACAGTGTTAAAGACGCTAAAGACGTAACACTAGCGATTATCGCTCCCGATGGACGAGATGGCATGTTTCAACATGCACAAGAGTGTTTTGATGCTCACATTCCTTTTATGTTTGACCCTGGTCAAGGCCTACCGATGTTTAATGGCGAAGAGCTGATGCATTTTATCAATATGGCTACTTATCTTGCGGTGAACGACTATGAGGCACAGGTGCTGCAAGAGAAAACTGGACTTTCGTTAAATGAAATTGCAGAAAAAGTTGAAGCGCTGATTGTTACACTTGGTGCGCAAGGCTCTCACATTTATGCTGATGGTCAACGTTATGAGATACCAAGCGTTAAAGCAAAAGCAGTGGTTGATCCAACAGGTTGTGGTGATGCTTATCGTGCAGGCTTGTTATATGGTATTGCAAGAAAGTGGGATTGGTTGGCTTGTGGCAGATTGGCCGCCACAATGGGCGCCATAAAGATTGCCAGTCGGGGTGGTCAAAATCACAAACCGACTCGCGAAGAAATAGAGAATATTTATAGTCAAGCATTAATCAAAGAAGTGGCATCACAAGTTTAA
- a CDS encoding glycine zipper 2TM domain-containing protein produces the protein MYLSRVLFITTLSLFVIACASSNSGSVYKRDDARKVQTVKTGIVESVRTVQLEGTKSPIGSIAGGAVGGIAGSSVGSGRTGSIAAVIGAVAGGLAGSAIEEGITRKDALEITIKLDGGGLIAIVQEADEQFNPGERVRIIESGGTSRVSH, from the coding sequence ATGTATCTATCGAGAGTCTTATTCATTACCACTTTATCCCTCTTTGTCATCGCTTGCGCCAGTTCAAATTCAGGTAGCGTCTATAAACGTGATGATGCGCGTAAAGTACAAACGGTTAAAACTGGCATTGTAGAGAGTGTACGTACGGTTCAATTAGAGGGGACAAAATCGCCTATCGGATCAATTGCAGGCGGCGCAGTTGGCGGAATTGCCGGCAGTTCTGTCGGCAGTGGCCGAACCGGCAGCATCGCAGCGGTAATTGGTGCAGTTGCAGGTGGTCTTGCAGGCTCTGCAATAGAAGAAGGAATCACCCGTAAAGATGCATTGGAAATCACCATCAAACTAGATGGGGGTGGCCTTATTGCTATTGTGCAAGAAGCTGATGAGCAGTTTAATCCTGGTGAACGTGTTCGTATTATTGAGAGTGGCGGCACTTCTCGGGTAAGCCACTAG
- a CDS encoding GNAT family N-acetyltransferase — MMLIQPAVQQNRSPSKPNLKVSLAIHPSEVQEAQRLRYKVFAEEMGAKIAGNNGLDIDGFDAFCDHLLVRDTNTQQVIGTYRILSPTQANEAGSYYSSGEFDLSRINHLLGNTVEVGRACVHRDYRSGGTITLLWAGLAKYMRSHGYQHMIGCASIPMNDGGHAAASIYHHLKDKHLCPPEYRVFPHVHLPIESLNNTMQVDCPPLIKGYLRLGAKICGEPAWDSYFNTADILVMLSISEINQKYAAHFLR, encoded by the coding sequence ATGATGCTAATACAACCAGCAGTTCAACAAAATCGATCACCCTCAAAACCCAACCTAAAAGTATCACTCGCCATCCATCCCAGCGAAGTTCAAGAGGCACAGCGCTTGCGCTATAAAGTGTTCGCAGAAGAAATGGGGGCAAAAATTGCTGGAAACAATGGTCTGGATATTGATGGATTTGATGCTTTTTGTGACCATCTACTTGTCCGTGATACGAACACGCAACAAGTTATTGGCACTTATCGTATATTAAGTCCTACACAAGCGAACGAAGCTGGAAGTTATTACTCTTCAGGTGAATTTGATTTAAGTCGTATCAATCATTTACTAGGCAATACAGTAGAAGTTGGTCGCGCCTGCGTGCATCGCGATTATAGAAGCGGCGGCACAATTACATTGCTATGGGCTGGTTTAGCCAAATATATGCGTTCACATGGCTATCAGCACATGATAGGTTGCGCAAGTATTCCCATGAATGATGGCGGACATGCAGCAGCTTCTATTTACCATCATCTCAAAGATAAACACTTATGCCCCCCGGAATACCGCGTATTTCCACACGTACATCTACCAATCGAATCACTCAATAATACGATGCAAGTAGATTGCCCACCATTAATCAAGGGCTATCTAAGACTAGGTGCAAAAATTTGCGGGGAACCGGCATGGGATAGCTATTTCAATACAGCCGATATACTGGTAATGTTATCAATATCTGAGATTAACCAAAAATATGCAGCACATTTTTTAAGATAG
- a CDS encoding 1-acyl-sn-glycerol-3-phosphate acyltransferase produces MHILFGILIVAVSWPLAQEKTRTKLTKWWCRQLLDCFNIQVFLFGEIPQDNTTNNMFLANHVSWADIYALNSVLPLQFIAKSDINQWPILGYLVRKSGTIFINRNSRKDTSRIVKMTTDRLLAGANVGFFPEGTTTDGTSLAHFKSSLIQAAINANAMLRPVAIRYPLSIGGINTEMAYAGETTLGQSMMRILKQKEPVVELYFLPPIDPQSANRQVLSDLVFTSIANQLSL; encoded by the coding sequence ATGCATATATTGTTCGGTATACTGATTGTTGCTGTTAGCTGGCCCCTCGCTCAAGAAAAAACCAGAACAAAGCTAACTAAATGGTGGTGTCGTCAGTTACTGGACTGTTTCAATATTCAAGTTTTTTTGTTTGGCGAAATACCACAAGATAACACGACCAATAATATGTTTCTTGCTAATCATGTTTCTTGGGCAGATATCTATGCGCTTAATAGCGTTTTACCACTACAATTTATTGCCAAATCTGATATTAACCAGTGGCCAATTCTTGGCTATCTTGTTAGAAAGTCTGGCACTATTTTTATCAATAGAAATAGTCGAAAAGACACTAGTCGCATTGTAAAAATGACGACTGATCGGCTCCTGGCAGGCGCTAATGTTGGATTTTTTCCTGAAGGCACGACTACAGATGGCACTTCACTTGCTCACTTCAAAAGCAGCCTTATCCAAGCTGCCATTAATGCAAATGCGATGTTACGGCCTGTTGCCATTCGCTACCCACTTAGTATTGGCGGCATCAACACAGAAATGGCTTATGCTGGAGAAACGACACTAGGCCAATCAATGATGCGCATATTAAAGCAAAAAGAACCTGTAGTAGAACTCTACTTTCTACCCCCAATTGACCCGCAATCTGCCAATAGACAAGTACTATCAGATTTAGTATTTACCAGCATTGCTAATCAACTGAGCCTTTAG